A window of Streptomyces sp. DG1A-41 contains these coding sequences:
- a CDS encoding glycogen debranching N-terminal domain-containing protein: protein MTDRHHLLVHGGTFAAVGDRGDISGYRGGSAPDGMFVQDARHLSRWQLTVDGAVPETLTPVADGDIARCVLVPRGGRNEPPAYTLFREQAVGDASFVESLRVTSNRPVPTTVRLAVTADADFTDQFELRSDHRTYTKPGAVRSRQDLGHGVEFTYRRGEWRSVTTVTAEPQPDAVEETGTGARRLVWTVDLEPHGTAELVLRVMARPHGDRRALRVPRSPAALREQRLAREGRFTEGVAFPAGWPELSAACARGLADLAALQVPATGPDGEELRVPAAGAPWFLTLLGRDALLTSLFALPYRPRLAAATLPALAATQATATGVSEVAQPGKIVHEVRHGELAHFGQVPYGRYYGSVDATPLFLVLLGTYTEQTGDTGLARRLERHARAAVGWMLDHGGLTSRGYLVYRADQGGLANQNWKDSPGAICSAEGTRPNGPVTAAGAQGYAYDALRRTAWLARTVWQDETYAHLLEQAAGDLRDRFQRDFWMPERSFPALALDGGGRQVDALASDAGHLLWSGLLDKEYGEQARRLLEPDFFSGWGVRTLAAGQPAYHPLSYHRGSVWPHDNALIALGLARYGLHDEARAIARGLVDAASATGHRLPEVLAGYGRDTHPEPVPYPHACVRESRSASAPLALLTAVGGI from the coding sequence ATGACGGACCGGCATCATCTGCTCGTGCACGGCGGGACGTTCGCCGCCGTCGGCGACCGCGGCGACATCAGCGGCTACCGGGGCGGCAGCGCCCCGGACGGAATGTTCGTACAGGACGCGAGGCATCTGAGCCGGTGGCAGCTCACCGTCGACGGGGCCGTGCCCGAGACGCTGACGCCGGTGGCCGACGGGGACATCGCGCGCTGCGTCCTCGTCCCGCGCGGCGGCCGCAACGAGCCGCCCGCGTACACGCTGTTCCGCGAACAGGCCGTCGGGGACGCCTCGTTCGTCGAGTCGCTGCGTGTCACCAGCAACCGCCCGGTGCCGACGACGGTCCGCCTCGCGGTCACCGCCGACGCCGACTTCACCGACCAGTTCGAACTGCGCTCCGACCACCGCACCTACACGAAGCCCGGCGCCGTCCGCTCCCGCCAGGACCTCGGGCACGGCGTGGAGTTCACCTACCGGCGCGGCGAGTGGCGGTCCGTCACGACCGTGACGGCCGAGCCCCAGCCGGACGCCGTGGAGGAGACCGGCACCGGCGCCCGCCGCCTGGTGTGGACCGTGGACCTCGAACCGCACGGCACGGCCGAGCTGGTCCTGCGGGTCATGGCCCGCCCGCACGGCGACAGGCGAGCCCTGCGTGTGCCCCGCTCCCCCGCCGCCCTCCGAGAGCAACGCCTCGCCCGGGAGGGCCGGTTCACGGAGGGCGTGGCCTTCCCGGCCGGCTGGCCGGAGCTGTCCGCGGCCTGCGCCCGTGGCCTCGCCGACCTGGCCGCGCTCCAGGTCCCGGCGACCGGCCCGGACGGCGAGGAACTGCGCGTCCCGGCCGCCGGTGCGCCCTGGTTCCTGACCCTGCTGGGCCGGGACGCCCTGCTGACCTCGCTGTTCGCACTGCCCTACCGGCCACGGCTGGCCGCCGCCACACTGCCCGCGCTCGCCGCGACCCAGGCCACGGCCACCGGTGTCAGCGAGGTCGCCCAGCCCGGGAAGATCGTGCACGAGGTGCGGCACGGCGAACTGGCGCACTTCGGCCAGGTCCCCTACGGCCGCTACTACGGCTCGGTCGACGCCACGCCCCTGTTTCTCGTCCTGCTCGGGACGTACACCGAGCAGACCGGCGACACCGGCCTGGCCCGCCGTCTGGAGCGGCACGCCCGCGCGGCGGTCGGCTGGATGCTCGACCACGGCGGCCTGACCTCGCGCGGCTATCTCGTCTACCGCGCCGACCAGGGCGGCCTCGCCAACCAGAACTGGAAGGACTCCCCCGGCGCCATCTGCTCCGCCGAAGGCACCCGCCCCAACGGCCCGGTGACGGCCGCGGGCGCCCAGGGCTACGCGTACGACGCGCTGCGCCGCACGGCGTGGCTCGCGCGCACGGTGTGGCAGGACGAGACGTACGCGCACCTGCTGGAGCAGGCGGCCGGTGACCTGCGCGACCGTTTCCAACGCGACTTCTGGATGCCGGAGCGCTCCTTCCCGGCACTGGCGCTCGACGGCGGGGGCCGGCAGGTCGACGCGCTCGCCTCCGACGCCGGGCATCTGCTGTGGTCGGGCCTGCTGGACAAGGAGTACGGCGAACAGGCCCGGCGCCTGCTGGAGCCGGACTTCTTCTCCGGCTGGGGCGTACGCACCCTGGCCGCAGGCCAGCCCGCCTACCATCCGCTCTCCTACCACCGCGGCTCGGTCTGGCCGCACGACAACGCGCTGATCGCACTGGGCCTGGCCCGCTACGGACTGCACGACGAGGCCCGCGCGATCGCCCGCGGCCTGGTCGACGCGGCGAGCGCGACCGGCCACCGGCTGCCGGAGGTCCTCGCGGGCTACGGCCGCGACACCCACCCCGAGCCGGTGCCCTACCCGCACGCGTGCGTACGCGAATCCCGGTCGGCGTCGGCCCCGTTGGCGCTGCTCACGGCGGTCGGCGGCATCTGA
- a CDS encoding ROK family protein gives MTGRPVRTGRGAGQASAGELLELVRSRRAVTRGALQQATGLSRATVGQRLDRLFRAGWLREGAGGPVDSPLGGRPSITLEFDDEHAVVLASDLDTRHARAAVLTLSGEILAEHSGTLVVEDGPDLVLGELGRWFGELLEKTGRGAGSVCGVGLAVPGPVDSETGRVVQPPIMPGWDGYDIRSRLARALAEHAGAAEVPVLVDNDANLMAYGEQRTGYPDCSAFVLVKVSTGIGAGVVVDGSVFRGTDGGAGDIGHIRVPEGAQTLCRCGSYGCLAAIASGGAVARRLAEAGVPAASGSDVRDLLASGHPEAVGLAREAGRRVGDVLATVVTLLNPGVLMIAGDLAGTPFLTGVRELLYQRALPRSTAHLDIVTSRLGERSGLVGAGAMVVEHLYAPERVEERLRALGV, from the coding sequence ATGACCGGACGGCCCGTCAGAACGGGACGAGGTGCCGGCCAGGCGAGCGCCGGCGAACTGCTCGAACTGGTGCGCAGTCGCCGCGCCGTGACCCGGGGTGCGCTCCAGCAGGCGACCGGACTGTCCCGGGCCACCGTCGGGCAGCGGCTCGACCGGCTCTTCCGCGCGGGCTGGCTGCGCGAGGGCGCCGGCGGGCCGGTGGACTCCCCGCTGGGCGGGCGTCCCTCCATCACCCTGGAGTTCGACGACGAGCACGCGGTGGTCCTGGCCTCCGACCTCGACACCCGGCACGCGCGGGCGGCCGTGCTGACGCTGAGCGGCGAGATCCTCGCCGAGCACTCCGGCACCCTCGTCGTCGAGGACGGGCCGGACCTCGTGCTGGGTGAACTCGGACGCTGGTTCGGCGAGTTGCTGGAGAAGACCGGCCGCGGCGCCGGGTCGGTGTGCGGAGTCGGGCTGGCCGTGCCCGGCCCGGTCGACAGCGAGACCGGCCGCGTCGTCCAGCCGCCGATCATGCCCGGCTGGGACGGCTACGACATAAGGAGCCGGCTGGCCCGGGCGCTCGCCGAGCACGCGGGCGCCGCCGAGGTGCCGGTGCTGGTGGACAACGACGCCAACCTCATGGCGTACGGCGAACAGCGCACCGGCTATCCCGACTGCTCCGCCTTCGTGCTGGTCAAGGTCTCCACCGGCATCGGTGCCGGGGTCGTGGTGGACGGCTCGGTGTTCCGGGGCACCGACGGGGGCGCGGGGGACATCGGGCACATCCGGGTGCCGGAGGGCGCCCAGACGCTGTGCCGGTGCGGTTCCTACGGCTGTCTGGCCGCCATCGCGAGCGGCGGCGCGGTGGCACGGCGGCTGGCGGAGGCCGGGGTGCCGGCGGCCTCCGGATCGGACGTGCGGGACCTGCTGGCGTCCGGGCATCCCGAGGCGGTCGGCCTCGCCCGGGAGGCCGGGCGCCGGGTCGGGGACGTGCTGGCGACCGTGGTGACCCTGCTCAACCCCGGGGTGCTGATGATCGCCGGGGATCTGGCCGGAACCCCCTTCCTCACGGGCGTGCGCGAACTGCTCTACCAGCGCGCGCTGCCCCGCTCCACCGCCCACCTGGACATCGTGACGTCACGGCTCGGCGAGCGATCCGGGCTGGTCGGGGCCGGGGCGATGGTCGTGGAGCATCTCTACGCCCCCGAGCGGGTCGAGGAACGGCTGCGCGCGCTCGGGGTGTGA
- the ppdK gene encoding pyruvate, phosphate dikinase — translation MSENKDPHVAEHGKSVDGVKFVYDFTEGNKDLKDLLGGKGANLAEMTNLGLPVPPGFTITTEACKVYLDSGEEPAALRDEVSAHLDALEQRMGKKLGQADDPLLVSVRSGAKFSMPGMMDTVLNIGLSDKSVQGLAKQAGDERFAWDSYRRLIQMFGKTVLGVDGELFEDALEKAKEAKKVTVDTELEAADLKKLVTKFKKIVKTEAGRDFPQDPREQMDLAIHAVFDSWNTDRAKLYRRQERIPHDLGTAVNVCSMVFGNLGPDSGTGVAFTRDPASGHQGVYGDYLQNAQGEDVVAGIRNTVPLAELERIDKKSYDQLMQIMETLENHYKDLCDIEFTIERGVLWMLQTRVGKRTAGAAFRIATQLVDQGLIDEAEALTRVNGAQLAQLMFPRFDESAKVETVGRGIAASPGAAVGKAVFDSYTAVKWSRSGEKVILIRRETNPDDLDGMIAAEGILTSRGGKTSHAAVVARGMGKTCVCGAEELEVDTKRRRMTVPGGHVVEEGDVVSIDGSTGKVYLGEVPVVPSPVVEYFEGRMHAGAEDADELVEAVHRIMAFADRKRRLRVRANADNAEDALRARRFGAQGIGLCRTEHMFLGDRRELVERLILADTQAEREESLKELLPLQKQDFVQLFESMDGLPVTVRLLDPPLHEFLPDITELSVRVALAESRQEPHENELRLLQAVHRLHEQNPMLGLRGVRLGLVIPGLFTMQVRAIAEAAAERKAAKGDPRAEIMIPLVGTVQELEIVREEADQVIAEVEAASGTQLKLSIGTMIELPRAALTAGQIAEAAEFFSFGTNDLTQTVWGFSRDDVEASFFTAYLEKGIFGVSPFETIDKDGVGSLVKLAAEAGRATRPDLKLGVCGEHGGDPESVHFFHEAGLDYVSCSPFRIPVARLEAGRAAVQSQGSDHR, via the coding sequence GTGTCGGAAAACAAAGATCCCCACGTAGCTGAGCACGGTAAGAGTGTTGACGGCGTGAAGTTCGTTTACGACTTCACCGAGGGCAACAAGGACCTCAAGGACCTCCTAGGTGGCAAGGGCGCGAACCTCGCCGAGATGACGAACCTGGGCCTTCCGGTCCCGCCCGGCTTCACGATCACCACCGAGGCGTGCAAGGTCTACCTGGACAGCGGCGAGGAGCCGGCGGCACTGCGTGACGAGGTGAGTGCGCACCTCGACGCGCTGGAGCAGCGCATGGGCAAGAAGCTCGGCCAGGCCGACGACCCGCTGCTGGTGTCGGTGCGTTCGGGCGCCAAGTTCTCCATGCCGGGCATGATGGACACCGTCCTCAACATCGGCCTCTCCGACAAGTCGGTGCAGGGCCTGGCCAAGCAGGCCGGCGACGAGCGCTTCGCCTGGGACTCCTACCGCCGCCTCATCCAGATGTTCGGCAAGACCGTCCTCGGCGTCGACGGCGAGCTCTTCGAGGACGCGCTGGAGAAGGCCAAGGAGGCCAAGAAGGTCACGGTCGACACCGAGCTGGAGGCCGCCGACCTGAAGAAGCTCGTCACCAAGTTCAAGAAGATCGTCAAGACCGAGGCCGGCCGGGACTTCCCGCAGGACCCGCGCGAGCAGATGGACCTCGCCATCCACGCGGTCTTCGACTCCTGGAACACCGACCGCGCCAAGCTCTACCGCCGCCAGGAGCGCATCCCGCACGACCTGGGCACGGCCGTCAACGTCTGCTCGATGGTCTTCGGCAACCTCGGCCCCGACTCCGGCACCGGCGTCGCCTTCACCCGCGACCCCGCCTCCGGCCACCAGGGCGTCTACGGCGACTACCTCCAGAACGCGCAGGGCGAGGACGTGGTCGCGGGCATCCGCAACACCGTGCCGCTCGCGGAGCTGGAGCGGATCGACAAGAAGTCGTACGACCAGCTGATGCAGATCATGGAGACGCTGGAGAACCACTACAAGGATCTCTGCGACATCGAGTTCACCATCGAGCGCGGTGTGCTGTGGATGCTCCAGACCCGGGTCGGCAAGCGCACGGCGGGCGCGGCGTTCCGCATCGCGACCCAGCTGGTGGACCAGGGCCTGATCGACGAGGCCGAGGCGCTCACCCGCGTCAACGGCGCCCAGCTCGCGCAGCTGATGTTCCCGCGCTTCGACGAGAGCGCCAAGGTCGAGACGGTCGGCCGGGGCATCGCGGCCTCGCCGGGCGCGGCGGTCGGCAAGGCGGTCTTCGACTCCTACACGGCGGTCAAGTGGTCGCGGTCGGGCGAAAAGGTCATCCTGATCCGCCGCGAGACCAACCCCGACGACCTGGACGGCATGATCGCCGCCGAGGGCATCCTGACCTCGCGCGGCGGCAAGACCTCCCACGCGGCCGTGGTCGCGCGCGGCATGGGCAAGACCTGTGTCTGCGGCGCCGAGGAGCTGGAGGTCGACACCAAGCGCCGCCGGATGACCGTGCCGGGCGGGCACGTCGTCGAGGAGGGCGACGTCGTCTCCATCGACGGTTCGACGGGCAAGGTCTACCTCGGCGAGGTGCCGGTCGTGCCGTCCCCGGTCGTGGAGTACTTCGAGGGCCGGATGCACGCCGGTGCCGAGGACGCCGACGAGCTCGTCGAGGCGGTCCACCGCATCATGGCGTTCGCCGACCGCAAGCGCCGCCTGCGCGTGCGGGCCAACGCCGACAACGCCGAGGACGCGCTGCGGGCCCGCCGCTTCGGCGCCCAGGGCATCGGCCTGTGCCGCACCGAGCACATGTTCCTCGGCGACCGGCGCGAGCTGGTGGAGCGGCTGATCCTGGCCGACACCCAGGCCGAGCGCGAGGAGTCCCTCAAGGAACTGCTGCCGCTCCAGAAGCAGGACTTCGTCCAGCTCTTCGAGTCGATGGACGGCCTCCCGGTCACCGTCCGCCTCCTGGACCCGCCGCTGCACGAGTTCCTGCCCGACATCACCGAACTGTCGGTGCGCGTCGCCCTCGCCGAGTCCCGCCAGGAGCCGCACGAGAACGAACTGCGCCTCCTCCAGGCCGTGCACCGGCTGCACGAGCAGAACCCGATGCTGGGTCTGCGCGGCGTGCGCCTCGGCCTGGTCATCCCCGGCCTGTTCACCATGCAGGTCCGGGCGATCGCCGAGGCCGCGGCCGAGCGCAAGGCCGCCAAGGGCGATCCGCGTGCCGAGATCATGATTCCGCTCGTCGGCACGGTGCAGGAGCTGGAGATCGTGCGCGAGGAGGCCGACCAGGTCATCGCCGAGGTCGAGGCGGCCTCGGGCACGCAGCTCAAGCTGTCCATCGGCACGATGATCGAGCTGCCGCGCGCCGCCCTGACCGCCGGTCAGATCGCCGAGGCGGCCGAGTTCTTCTCCTTCGGCACGAACGACCTGACCCAGACGGTGTGGGGCTTCTCCCGGGACGACGTGGAGGCGAGCTTCTTCACCGCGTACCTGGAGAAGGGCATCTTCGGCGTCTCCCCGTTCGAGACGATCGACAAGGACGGCGTCGGCTCCCTGGTGAAGCTCGCCGCCGAGGCCGGCCGCGCGACCCGCCCGGACCTCAAGCTCGGTGTCTGCGGCGAGCACGGCGGTGACCCGGAGTCGGTCCACTTCTTCCACGAGGCGGGACTCGACTACGTCTCCTGCTCCCCGTTCCGCATCCCGGTGGCCCGGCTGGAGGCGGGCCGGGCGGCGGTGCAGTCGCAGGGGAGCGACCACCGGTAG
- a CDS encoding alkaline phosphatase PhoX, whose product MERRSLLRAAVLGGTSAALGGTLWRGAAYAAPAQPGTGPYGPLGSPDANGIRLPSGFTSRVIARSGQRVGTTSYTWHNAPDGGACYADGTGWIYVSNSEINPSGGASAVRFSSTGAITGAYRILSNTRQNCAGGKTPWNTWLSCEEVDRGYVYETDPWGTKAAVRRDAMGRFKHEAAAADPVRQVVYLTEDVTDGCFYRFRPTTWGDLSSGTLEVLVGGSGTSGPVTWARVPDPSGATATRGQVSGAKRFNGGEGCYYADDTCWFTTKGDNRVWQYNAAAQTIELAYDDSLVTSGTTPLTGVDNVTGSASGDLFVAEDGGTMDICVITPADVVAPFLRVDGQSGSEITGPAFSPDGTRLYFSSQRGTSGSSSGGITYEVTGPFRA is encoded by the coding sequence GTGGAACGTCGTAGCCTCCTGCGTGCGGCCGTCCTCGGCGGCACATCGGCCGCCCTGGGCGGAACCCTGTGGCGCGGGGCCGCGTACGCGGCCCCGGCCCAGCCCGGCACCGGCCCCTACGGGCCGCTGGGCTCCCCGGACGCCAACGGCATCAGACTCCCCAGCGGCTTCACCAGCCGAGTGATCGCCCGGTCGGGCCAGCGGGTCGGGACCACGTCGTACACCTGGCACAACGCCCCGGACGGCGGCGCCTGTTACGCCGACGGCACCGGCTGGATCTATGTCTCCAACTCCGAGATCAACCCGTCGGGCGGCGCGAGCGCGGTGAGGTTCTCCTCGACCGGCGCGATCACCGGGGCGTACCGCATCCTGTCCAACACCCGCCAGAACTGCGCCGGCGGCAAGACGCCCTGGAACACCTGGCTGTCCTGCGAGGAGGTGGACCGGGGCTACGTCTACGAGACCGACCCCTGGGGCACGAAGGCGGCGGTGCGCCGCGACGCCATGGGCCGCTTCAAGCACGAGGCGGCGGCGGCCGACCCGGTCCGCCAGGTCGTCTACCTGACCGAGGACGTCACCGACGGCTGCTTCTACCGCTTCCGCCCGACGACCTGGGGCGACCTGTCCTCCGGCACGCTGGAGGTCCTCGTGGGGGGCAGCGGCACGAGCGGCCCGGTCACCTGGGCCCGGGTCCCCGACCCCTCCGGCGCGACCGCCACCCGCGGCCAGGTCTCCGGCGCCAAGCGCTTCAACGGCGGCGAGGGCTGCTACTACGCCGACGACACCTGCTGGTTCACCACGAAGGGCGACAACCGCGTCTGGCAGTACAACGCCGCCGCCCAGACCATCGAACTCGCCTACGACGACTCCCTGGTGACGAGCGGCACGACCCCCCTCACGGGCGTCGACAACGTCACCGGCTCCGCCTCCGGTGACCTCTTCGTCGCCGAGGACGGCGGCACCATGGACATCTGCGTCATCACCCCCGCCGACGTGGTCGCGCCGTTCCTCCGCGTCGACGGCCAGTCCGGCTCGGAGATCACGGGCCCGGCCTTCTCCCCGGACGGCACCCGCCTGTACTTCTCCAGCCAGCGCGGCACCAGCGGCAGTTCCTCGGGCGGCATCACCTACGAGGTGACGGGCCCGTTCCGCGCGTAA
- a CDS encoding excalibur calcium-binding domain-containing protein — MTNPYAGPHNPYPAPPAPQPARPAPRWARKRYLLPALGLALFIGAGIGAGGDTTTDAKPAAAKPQPTVTVTATTTTTATPLAKEPEPTPTVTATKTVRATTTVTARPAAGGGSGDDGSGGSGASEDVYYANCSAVRAAGAAPIHRGEPGYASHLDRDNDGVACDT, encoded by the coding sequence ATGACCAATCCGTACGCCGGCCCGCACAACCCGTACCCCGCGCCGCCCGCGCCACAGCCCGCCCGCCCGGCGCCCCGCTGGGCCCGGAAGCGCTACCTGCTGCCCGCGCTAGGCCTGGCCCTGTTCATCGGCGCCGGCATCGGCGCGGGCGGCGACACGACGACCGACGCGAAACCCGCGGCCGCCAAGCCGCAGCCGACCGTCACGGTCACCGCGACGACCACCACCACCGCGACGCCGCTCGCGAAGGAGCCGGAACCCACTCCCACGGTCACCGCCACCAAGACCGTCAGAGCCACCACCACGGTCACCGCACGACCGGCCGCGGGCGGCGGCTCCGGAGACGACGGATCAGGCGGCTCGGGCGCCTCCGAGGACGTCTACTACGCCAACTGCTCCGCCGTCCGCGCCGCCGGCGCCGCGCCCATCCACCGGGGTGAACCCGGCTACGCCTCCCACCTGGACCGTGACAACGACGGAGTCGCCTGCGACACCTGA
- a CDS encoding HAMP domain-containing sensor histidine kinase has protein sequence MTRRLLIGYLSLAALVLLCLEIPLGFVYSRGEREQVVNAAKDEAESVSAYAALSLAAGRAERDLPARVAHCARRIGGKVVVVGASGVPLATSHPMDPSVSGALADRPGIAAALRGTSTVDVRTSTIGGVEYLSVAAPVGQEARPAGAVWLTVPTRTVHERVHHVWMLLGLGGLAVLTAVAVVGFAFARWAGRPIRELERATHELAEGGGRFTPVTITKGPPEVRSLAAAFNRTAARLAHLLASQRAFAGEASHQLKTPLAALRLRLENLEPDVAARARGSLTAAVTETDRLARMVGHLLAMARLEEHAVIPAPVDLGAVCAERHRTWQPLFAREDVSLVLFAGSVGPVLAVPGAVEQIMDNLLSNALRASPPGSTVTIELRVPAPPRRALREGRPRWVDLHVTDEGPGMTEEQRARAFDRFWRAPGAPKGGSGLGLALVQRLAHASGGEATLHAAVTGGLDVVIRLPSVRPPAEGPGPGTDRPRGGRRREAPALPA, from the coding sequence ATGACCCGCCGGCTGCTGATCGGCTACCTCAGTCTCGCCGCGCTCGTGCTGCTCTGCCTGGAGATCCCGCTGGGCTTCGTCTACTCGCGCGGGGAGCGGGAGCAGGTGGTCAACGCGGCGAAGGACGAGGCCGAGTCGGTCTCCGCGTACGCCGCGCTGTCCCTCGCGGCGGGGCGGGCCGAGCGGGACCTGCCCGCGCGGGTGGCGCACTGCGCGCGCCGCATCGGCGGGAAGGTGGTGGTCGTCGGCGCCTCGGGCGTGCCGCTGGCCACCTCGCATCCGATGGATCCCTCGGTGTCCGGCGCCCTGGCCGACCGGCCGGGCATCGCGGCCGCGCTGAGGGGCACCTCGACGGTGGACGTGCGTACCTCCACGATCGGCGGGGTCGAGTACCTGTCGGTGGCCGCGCCGGTCGGCCAGGAGGCGCGGCCGGCGGGTGCCGTGTGGCTGACGGTGCCCACGCGGACGGTGCACGAGCGGGTCCACCACGTGTGGATGCTGCTCGGCCTGGGCGGACTGGCCGTGCTGACGGCGGTGGCCGTGGTCGGCTTCGCCTTCGCCCGCTGGGCCGGCCGCCCCATCCGCGAACTGGAGCGGGCGACGCACGAGTTGGCGGAGGGCGGCGGGCGGTTCACCCCGGTGACGATCACGAAGGGCCCACCGGAAGTACGCAGTCTGGCCGCGGCCTTCAACCGCACCGCGGCCCGCCTCGCCCATCTGCTCGCCTCCCAGCGGGCGTTCGCCGGCGAGGCCTCGCACCAGCTGAAGACCCCGCTCGCGGCGCTGCGGCTGCGCCTGGAGAACCTGGAGCCGGACGTCGCCGCCCGGGCCCGGGGCAGCCTCACCGCCGCCGTCACGGAGACGGACCGGCTCGCCCGGATGGTCGGGCACCTGCTGGCGATGGCCCGGCTGGAGGAGCACGCGGTGATCCCCGCCCCCGTCGACCTGGGCGCGGTCTGCGCGGAACGGCACCGCACCTGGCAGCCCCTGTTCGCCCGGGAGGACGTCTCCCTCGTGCTCTTCGCGGGCAGCGTCGGCCCGGTGCTCGCGGTGCCGGGAGCCGTCGAGCAGATCATGGACAACCTGCTGTCCAACGCCCTGCGGGCGTCCCCGCCCGGCAGCACCGTCACGATCGAGCTGCGGGTGCCGGCCCCGCCCCGCCGCGCGCTGCGCGAGGGCCGCCCCCGCTGGGTCGACCTGCACGTCACCGACGAGGGCCCCGGCATGACGGAGGAGCAGCGGGCCCGCGCCTTCGACCGTTTCTGGCGCGCCCCGGGCGCTCCCAAGGGCGGCTCGGGACTCGGCCTCGCCCTGGTGCAGCGCCTCGCCCACGCCAGCGGCGGCGAGGCGACCCTGCACGCGGCGGTGACGGGCGGCCTGGACGTGGTGATCCGGCTGCCGTCCGTACGACCGCCGGCCGAGGGACCCGGACCGGGCACCGACCGGCCGAGAGGCGGCCGGAGACGGGAGGCACCGGCGCTGCCCGCGTGA
- a CDS encoding NUDIX hydrolase, protein MDTTVPATDVQRVLPRDEWVKTLPQAIVASCVLLLDAEDRILLLRYAEDEPGAGLWGLPGGMLDHGEDPVGAACRELHEETGIVLDREPRIIGYDHRADVKGTGPVIDFYFHGGRLAPGQTVRRSGEHDQDGLFALADLESTPLATSLPVLTALHRAALTGTVVCLREGLPR, encoded by the coding sequence GTGGACACGACCGTGCCCGCCACCGACGTACAGCGCGTGCTGCCGCGTGACGAGTGGGTCAAGACGCTGCCGCAGGCCATCGTCGCGTCATGTGTGCTGCTCCTCGACGCCGAGGACCGGATCCTGCTGCTGCGCTACGCCGAGGACGAGCCCGGTGCCGGACTCTGGGGGCTGCCGGGCGGCATGCTCGACCACGGGGAGGACCCCGTCGGCGCCGCGTGCCGGGAGCTGCACGAGGAGACCGGCATCGTCCTGGACCGAGAGCCCCGGATCATCGGCTACGACCACCGGGCCGACGTGAAGGGCACGGGCCCGGTGATCGACTTCTACTTCCACGGCGGCCGTCTCGCCCCCGGGCAGACCGTCAGGCGCAGCGGCGAGCACGACCAGGACGGCCTGTTCGCCCTCGCCGACCTGGAATCCACCCCCCTGGCGACCTCGCTGCCGGTCCTCACCGCCCTGCACCGGGCCGCCCTGACCGGCACCGTCGTATGCCTGCGGGAAGGCCTGCCCCGATGA